In the Bos javanicus breed banteng chromosome 4, ARS-OSU_banteng_1.0, whole genome shotgun sequence genome, GCCATTTAAAACCCAGAAGGCCAGTCACATTAGAATTTCTGATAACAATTAATCATTTTTTTGGTATAAATATGTCCCCAAATCAGTGACTTTTAAACAAGGTGAGGATTAAGGGAGCGGATGCTTCACCCAATTGAAACTTGCAGTCCGCCCTCTACATCCGAGTTTCTCTGAGGATATTCAACCTACTTCGGATGATGTAGTACTGtcatatttactattgaaaaaaatctgcatgtaGGTAGACttatgcagttcaaacctgtgttgttcaagggtcaactgtatccCATAGGACAcacttacacttaaaaaaaaaaaaagtattcattgtTGTTTGaaactgggcttctctgatggctcagcaggttaagaatctgcttgcaatgcaggaaacacaggagacgcaggtttgacccctgggtcaggaagatcccctggagaaggaaatggcaacccactccagtattcttgcctgaaaaatccaatggacagaggagcctgtccatgtggttgcaaagagtcagacacgactgagcacatagttcagttcagttcagttcagtcgctcagtcgtgtccgactctttgcaaccccatgaatcgcagcacgctaggcctccctgtccatcaccaactcccagagttcacccagactcacgtccatcaagtcagtgatgccatccagccatctcatcctctgtcgtccccttctcctcctgcccccaatccctcccagcatcagagtcttttccaatgagtcaactcttcacatgaggtggccaaagtactggagtttcagctttttttttttttttccacagagcaCAGAAAACTTTATTCAGCCACACTGCTCAGGAGAAGGGCAGGCTCACTTCAATATGGTATCCTCTTGGGCTTCCGCCAGCTCCTGCTCGATGCGCTTCTGCTCATCCCGCTTCTTCTTCTCCTCGGCTGCAAGCCTTCTCTCCTCTTCTGCCCGAGGTTTCAGGTAATTGTAGCGCTTGGCGCCATAGGCCATGCCGAGGAACAGGGTGGAGTAACGGCCGAGCTTGATGAGCGGAGAGACCTGCACCGGCGGAACCATACTGTCCGTGAcccttggagtttcagctttagcatcattccttccaaagaaatcccaggactaatctccttcagaatggactggttggatcttgcagtccaagggactctcaagagtcttctctaacaccacaattcaaaagcatcaattcttcagtgctcagccttcttcacagtccaactctcacatccatacatgaccactggaaaaaccatagccttgactagacgaacctttgttggcaaagtaatgtctttgcttttgaatatgctatctaggttggtcataactttccttccaaagagtaagcgtcttttgatttcatggctgcaatcaccatctgcagtgattttggagcccagaaaaataaagtctgacactgtttccactgtttccccatctatttcccatgaagtgatgggaccggatgccatgatcttcattttctgaatgttgagctttaagccaactttttcactctcctctttcactttcatcaagaggctttttagttcctcttcactttctgccataagggtggtgtcacctgcatatctgaggttattgatatttctcccagcaattttgattccagcttgtgcttcttccagcccaggatttctcatgatgtactctgcatataagttgaataagcagggtgacaatatacagccttgacgcactccttttcctatttggaaccaatctgttgttccatgtccagttctaactgttgcttcctgacctgcatacagatttctcaagaggcaggttaggtggtctggtattcccatctctttcagaattttccacagcttgttgtgatccacacagtcaaaggctttggcatagtcaataaagcagaaatggatgtttttctggaactctcttgctttttccatgatccagcgaatgttcgcaatttgatctctggttcctctgccttttctaaaaccagcttgaacatctggaagttcacggttcacatattgctgaagcctggcttggagaattttgagcattactttactagcgtgtgagatgagtgcaattgtgcggtagtttgagcattctttggcattgcctttctttgggattggaatgaaaactggctttttccagccctgtggccactgctgagttttccaaatttgctggcatactgagtgcagcactttcacagcatcatctttcaggatttgaaagagctcaactggaattccgtcacctccactagctttgttcgtagttatgctttctaaggcccacttgacttcacattccaggatgtctggctctaggtcagtgatcacaccatcgtgattatctgggttgtagaAATTGAAATTGGACTGGGAATCTTATATTTCTATGTGCTAAATCTGTCAACTGTGCCTGGGCTCATTCTCCACTGTAGCCACAGTCCCTGAAGCTGCTGGCCCAGTGGGGGTCCTCCTGCATTTTCCACCAGTCTCTCTgagtcttttcttcttcttctttttaaaaaaatattcatttatttatttgggtgcgcCAGGTCTTCATTGCCTtaagttgtggcaagcaggatctttTTAGTTTCGACATGGgaactctcagttgtggcatgtgggatctagttccctgaccagggatcgaatcccgaGCCCCCTGCATCTCAGGCGTGATATCTTagtctctggaccaccagggacgtccctctcTGAATCTTTCTGATGTCTGCTCT is a window encoding:
- the LOC133246822 gene encoding ATP synthase subunit e, mitochondrial, with protein sequence MVPPVQVSPLIKLGRYSTLFLGMAYGAKRYNYLKPRAEEERRLAAEEKKKRDEQKRIEQELAEAQEDTILK